A section of the Paenibacillus odorifer genome encodes:
- a CDS encoding oligopeptide ABC transporter substrate-binding protein: MRKAIRSKALLVSLMFVMLFALAACGSKNNNEAAESTAAPSASAPAATAEATAAPEAEDGLYNIKDFSNVKTNQGEAIDGGTITFGLVSDSPFEGTLNWNFYSGDPDAQVLNWFDEGLLTWDKDYVYTNDGAATYEVAEDGRTFTFTIRDNVNWQDGKPVTAEDWLFAHEVIGNPAYDGPRYGSDFTNIEGMDEYHSGKAKTISGIKVLGDKKLQITYKQSTPSLLTGSVWIYPLAKHIFGGMDVAKISSSPEVRQKPIGFGAFKVESIVPGESVVFVKNEDYWRGAPKLDKVILKVINPTTIVQELKSGGVDLVDSFPIDQFPDNAKMSNVEFLGAVDRAYTYIGFKLGKWDAEKKVVATDPKAKMADVNLRKAMWAAVDNDTVGKKFYNGLRWNATTLIPPSHPEFHDASNPGVAYDPEAAKKILDDAGYKLNGEFRTNPDGSELKINFISMTGGDIAEPLAQYYVQSWKAIGLNVTLEMVEFNTFYDRIGQNGEDDPTVDVYQGAWGVGIDVDPSGLYGKDAIYNFPRYSSAENDRLLAEGISEAAFDVDKRKEIYKEWQQFMVDEIPVFPTLYRAVIVPVNNRVLNYWAVGDGVEIYYNDIAVSADKAAVAQ; this comes from the coding sequence ATGAGAAAAGCCATTCGTTCAAAAGCTTTACTAGTTTCATTAATGTTTGTAATGTTGTTCGCTCTTGCGGCTTGCGGCTCCAAGAACAACAACGAAGCGGCTGAATCAACAGCAGCTCCTAGCGCCAGCGCACCTGCGGCAACTGCAGAAGCAACGGCCGCGCCTGAGGCAGAAGACGGACTTTATAACATTAAAGATTTTAGTAACGTTAAGACTAACCAAGGTGAAGCTATTGACGGAGGGACAATTACATTTGGACTTGTTTCCGATAGTCCATTTGAAGGTACTTTGAACTGGAACTTCTATTCTGGAGATCCAGATGCTCAAGTTCTGAACTGGTTTGATGAAGGTTTGTTAACTTGGGATAAAGACTATGTATATACTAATGATGGTGCGGCTACTTATGAAGTTGCAGAAGATGGACGGACCTTTACCTTTACGATTCGCGACAATGTAAACTGGCAGGATGGTAAGCCAGTAACGGCTGAAGACTGGTTGTTCGCCCATGAAGTTATTGGTAATCCTGCTTATGATGGTCCTCGTTATGGTTCTGACTTCACTAATATTGAAGGCATGGATGAGTACCATTCCGGTAAAGCCAAGACCATATCCGGGATTAAAGTGCTGGGTGATAAGAAACTGCAGATTACTTATAAGCAATCTACACCTTCCTTGTTAACGGGTAGCGTATGGATTTATCCATTAGCCAAACATATCTTTGGCGGCATGGATGTTGCCAAAATCTCCTCTTCCCCTGAAGTCCGCCAAAAGCCAATTGGCTTCGGAGCTTTTAAAGTAGAGAGCATCGTTCCTGGTGAGTCTGTAGTATTTGTTAAGAATGAAGATTACTGGCGCGGAGCCCCAAAACTGGATAAAGTAATTTTGAAGGTTATCAACCCAACAACGATTGTACAAGAACTGAAATCTGGCGGAGTTGACTTGGTGGATTCCTTCCCTATTGATCAATTCCCGGATAATGCAAAGATGTCAAACGTTGAATTCCTGGGTGCGGTTGATCGTGCTTATACGTATATAGGCTTTAAGCTTGGTAAATGGGATGCAGAGAAAAAGGTTGTTGCAACAGATCCTAAAGCTAAAATGGCGGATGTAAATCTGCGTAAAGCCATGTGGGCTGCCGTAGATAATGATACTGTCGGTAAGAAGTTTTATAATGGACTTCGCTGGAATGCGACTACGTTGATCCCACCTTCCCATCCTGAATTCCATGATGCTTCCAATCCAGGTGTAGCTTATGATCCAGAAGCAGCTAAGAAGATCCTGGATGACGCTGGTTACAAACTAAACGGTGAATTTAGAACGAATCCAGATGGCAGCGAGCTGAAGATTAATTTCATTTCGATGACTGGTGGAGACATTGCTGAGCCGCTGGCTCAATATTATGTACAATCCTGGAAAGCGATTGGTCTGAATGTAACTTTGGAAATGGTAGAGTTTAATACCTTCTATGATCGCATAGGTCAAAATGGTGAGGATGATCCTACTGTTGATGTGTACCAAGGCGCTTGGGGTGTAGGGATTGACGTTGACCCATCAGGTCTGTATGGCAAAGATGCAATCTATAACTTCCCGCGTTACTCGAGTGCAGAGAACGATCGTTTGCTCGCCGAAGGGATCTCCGAGGCTGCATTTGATGTAGACAAACGTAAAGAAATCTATAAAGAGTGGCAACAATTTATGGTTGATGAGATTCCAGTATTCCCAACACTTTATCGTGCTGTAATAGTGCCGGTTAATAACCGCGTCCTGAATTATTGGGCTGTTGGTGATGGAGTTGAAATCTATTATAACGACATTGCGGTTTCTGCAGATAAAGCTGCGGTAGCTCAGTAA
- a CDS encoding ABC transporter permease, translating into MAKTSAEIALLQETDKSPSGFKIVWREMVRDKLALISLIFLFTIIAAVYGISLFLDQKEIVTVDLFALYEKPSAVHWLGTDYGGRDVFGQLIIGTRNSMSIAFMVTFFTGIIGILVGLVSGYFGGTVDNVAMRIVDFFMILPFLMIVIAFVSAVPKYNTLTFSFIMTAFLWMGIARLIRSKTLQEKELDYVQASKTLGSSNLKIMFTQVLPNLSSIIIVTMTLNLAANIGLESGLSFLGFGFPESTPSLGTLVSYARNPQTLEFRWWIWLPASLLILVLMLSINNVGQALKRATDARQRKG; encoded by the coding sequence ATGGCAAAGACGAGCGCAGAGATAGCTCTGCTGCAGGAAACTGATAAAAGTCCATCGGGCTTCAAAATTGTTTGGCGGGAGATGGTGCGGGATAAGCTGGCACTGATCTCATTGATTTTCCTATTTACGATTATTGCTGCTGTATATGGGATCTCCTTATTTTTAGATCAGAAAGAAATTGTCACGGTTGACTTGTTCGCCCTATATGAGAAGCCTTCGGCTGTGCATTGGCTGGGGACTGATTATGGAGGACGGGATGTATTCGGTCAATTAATTATAGGAACACGAAATTCCATGTCTATTGCCTTTATGGTTACTTTTTTTACGGGAATTATCGGTATTCTGGTAGGTTTAGTCTCAGGTTACTTTGGGGGAACGGTAGATAATGTCGCGATGCGTATTGTGGATTTCTTCATGATTCTACCTTTTCTAATGATTGTTATAGCTTTTGTCAGCGCAGTTCCTAAGTACAATACATTGACCTTCTCCTTTATCATGACAGCATTTCTTTGGATGGGGATTGCCAGGCTAATTCGTTCCAAGACATTGCAAGAGAAGGAATTGGATTATGTTCAGGCATCTAAGACCCTAGGCTCCTCCAATCTAAAAATTATGTTCACGCAAGTTCTGCCGAACTTAAGCTCTATCATTATCGTAACGATGACCTTGAATCTGGCAGCTAATATTGGATTGGAATCAGGCCTATCCTTTCTAGGTTTTGGTTTTCCAGAAAGTACACCCAGTCTGGGTACTCTAGTAAGCTATGCGAGAAATCCGCAGACCCTTGAGTTCAGATGGTGGATCTGGTTACCCGCATCATTGCTGATCCTGGTATTGATGTTGAGTATAAATAATGTGGGTCAAGCGCTTAAACGTGCGACCGACGCAAGACAAAGAAAAGGATAA
- the opp4B gene encoding oligopeptide ABC transporter permease, which yields MWKIIVRRILIMIPQVVLLSILVFLMAKAMPGDALSGMLDPNIDPAAIDAMREKLGLNDPWYIQYWDWITKAIQGDFGQSFRFKMPVSELIGQRLMNTLWLAIVTLILTYLIAIPLGITSGRYNDSWLDRLITGYTYIGFAAPLFIFALLMVWVFGFHFHWFPTSGSVSPGEVPGTLSHFWSKFYHLLLPALSMALIATVGTVQYLRNEIIDTKQKDFILTARAKGASESRVYNRHILRNSLLPIAAFFGYEITGLIGGTVFVETIFSYPGMGLLFLSSITIRDFSVVTALVLLYGVASIVGALLSDIILSIVDPRIRIK from the coding sequence ATGTGGAAGATTATCGTTCGTAGAATTCTTATAATGATCCCTCAAGTAGTTCTATTAAGTATTCTTGTTTTTCTTATGGCGAAGGCGATGCCTGGTGACGCACTTTCAGGAATGCTTGATCCGAATATTGACCCGGCGGCCATTGATGCGATGAGAGAAAAGCTCGGTTTAAATGATCCATGGTACATCCAGTACTGGGATTGGATCACTAAAGCGATACAAGGGGATTTCGGCCAGTCCTTCCGTTTCAAAATGCCGGTCTCAGAGCTAATCGGTCAACGCCTGATGAATACCCTTTGGCTGGCCATTGTTACGCTGATTCTTACATACCTTATTGCTATCCCGCTTGGTATTACCAGCGGACGTTATAACGATTCGTGGCTGGATCGCTTGATAACTGGCTATACCTATATTGGATTTGCTGCACCGTTGTTTATATTTGCACTCTTAATGGTATGGGTTTTCGGGTTTCATTTTCATTGGTTTCCTACCAGCGGCAGTGTCAGTCCCGGGGAAGTTCCAGGTACACTAAGTCACTTCTGGAGTAAATTCTATCATCTGCTTCTGCCTGCGCTATCTATGGCGCTAATTGCAACGGTTGGGACTGTACAATATCTGAGAAATGAGATCATTGATACGAAGCAAAAAGATTTCATTCTCACTGCTAGAGCTAAAGGGGCTTCGGAGTCACGCGTATACAATCGTCATATTTTGAGAAACTCCTTGCTGCCGATCGCTGCATTTTTTGGATATGAGATCACTGGACTAATCGGTGGTACGGTGTTCGTTGAAACGATCTTCAGCTATCCAGGAATGGGTTTGCTGTTTCTAAGTTCGATAACGATTCGGGATTTCAGCGTGGTAACAGCTCTTGTTCTTCTGTATGGGGTTGCTTCCATCGTCGGTGCGTTGTTATCAGACATTATTTTAAGTATCGTAGATCCTCGTATCCGGATTAAATAA
- a CDS encoding ABC transporter ATP-binding protein, with product MGLLEVKNLAVHFPIHGGVFRREVGVVKAVDNVNFTIEAGQTYGLVGESGSGKTTTGRAIIGLNSITSGSVIFEGQDLALRGVRKQRNVRKDIQMIFQDPYSSLNPKKRVLDIIAEPLRNFEKMSPGEEKRRVQELLLQVGLSPENILKYPHEFSGGQRQRIGIARAIALKPKLIIADEPVSALDVSVQAQVLNFMQDIQKELNLTFLFISHDLGIIRHMCDHIGIMYKGRHVEQGTAKDIFDNPQHIYTKRLIAAIPDIDPKQREKQTEFRKSVSKEYEQAHRNYFDEEGMAYPLKSISETHLVALPEKG from the coding sequence ATGGGACTTCTTGAGGTTAAAAATTTAGCAGTACATTTTCCAATCCACGGCGGTGTTTTTCGAAGGGAAGTTGGCGTAGTTAAGGCTGTCGATAATGTTAATTTTACCATTGAAGCTGGGCAAACCTATGGTCTGGTTGGTGAATCTGGTTCCGGGAAGACGACAACGGGTCGCGCGATTATAGGTCTTAATTCTATTACTAGCGGCAGCGTGATTTTTGAAGGGCAAGATTTGGCCTTGAGGGGTGTACGTAAGCAAAGAAATGTCCGCAAAGACATTCAGATGATCTTTCAGGATCCGTACTCTTCCTTAAATCCTAAGAAGCGTGTACTCGATATTATTGCAGAACCGTTGCGTAATTTCGAAAAAATGTCTCCAGGGGAAGAAAAACGCCGGGTGCAGGAATTGCTTTTACAGGTAGGCTTAAGTCCTGAGAACATCCTGAAATATCCGCATGAATTTTCTGGCGGCCAGCGGCAGCGGATCGGAATTGCCAGAGCAATTGCACTCAAGCCAAAGCTTATTATTGCTGACGAGCCGGTATCTGCGCTAGATGTCTCAGTACAGGCACAAGTGCTTAACTTCATGCAGGACATTCAAAAAGAGCTGAATCTTACTTTTCTATTTATCAGTCATGATCTCGGGATCATCAGGCATATGTGCGATCACATAGGGATTATGTATAAAGGACGACATGTGGAGCAAGGGACTGCTAAAGATATTTTTGACAATCCTCAGCATATTTATACCAAACGACTCATTGCCGCCATTCCTGATATTGATCCGAAACAGAGAGAAAAGCAGACGGAGTTTAGAAAATCAGTAAGCAAGGAATATGAACAAGCGCACCGGAATTATTTTGATGAAGAAGGCATGGCTTATCCATTAAAATCAATTTCCGAGACTCATCTGGTAGCCTTGCCTGAGAAAGGTTGA
- a CDS encoding ABC transporter ATP-binding protein encodes MGEELLEIKNLSTSFRIADDYYAAVDDVTLSVRKNEILAIVGESGSGKSALAFSIMGLHTRAKIDGQIKYKGQDIVTMSPAALNKLRGQEMSMIFQDPLSALNPLMIIGSQIEEVLILHDSKLSKKQRKEKVIDLLTKVGISRPEHTYQQYPHELSGGMRQRVVIAIAIANGPKLLIADEPTTALDVTIQLQILELIKKLKNDMEAGIILITHDLGVVSEMADRVAVMYAGQIVEIADIFTLTSNPKHPYTRSLLNSIPTAKEEKSRLHVIQGIVPPLQNLPRKGCRFSARTPWIPESEHEENPQLHEVAPGHFVRCTCYNNFHFPDTNEEAIHNGTS; translated from the coding sequence ATGGGCGAAGAACTACTAGAAATCAAAAATTTGTCGACATCGTTCAGAATTGCAGACGACTATTATGCTGCGGTTGATGATGTTACCCTGTCTGTTCGCAAAAATGAAATTCTGGCTATCGTTGGAGAGTCTGGTTCAGGAAAAAGTGCGCTCGCCTTTTCAATTATGGGGCTGCACACCAGAGCCAAAATTGACGGACAAATCAAATACAAGGGCCAGGACATCGTTACCATGTCTCCTGCTGCACTAAACAAGCTGCGCGGCCAAGAAATGTCTATGATTTTTCAAGATCCTTTATCCGCTTTAAACCCGCTAATGATCATCGGCTCACAGATTGAAGAAGTACTTATCCTACACGATTCCAAGCTTTCTAAGAAACAGAGAAAAGAGAAGGTCATTGATCTTTTGACCAAGGTTGGAATTTCCCGTCCCGAGCATACATATCAGCAGTACCCCCACGAATTATCCGGTGGCATGAGGCAGCGGGTGGTTATCGCCATTGCGATAGCCAATGGACCCAAGCTTTTGATCGCCGACGAACCTACTACAGCACTAGATGTGACTATCCAATTACAAATCCTTGAACTTATTAAAAAATTAAAAAACGATATGGAAGCAGGCATTATCTTAATCACTCATGACTTAGGGGTTGTAAGCGAAATGGCTGACCGTGTTGCGGTGATGTATGCCGGACAAATCGTCGAAATCGCAGATATTTTTACGTTGACGTCTAATCCGAAACATCCGTATACGAGATCCTTATTAAACTCCATTCCAACGGCAAAAGAAGAGAAATCCAGATTGCATGTGATTCAGGGGATTGTTCCACCACTGCAAAACCTTCCGCGTAAGGGCTGCCGTTTCTCGGCACGGACGCCTTGGATTCCTGAATCGGAGCATGAGGAGAACCCACAGCTGCATGAAGTCGCACCCGGACATTTCGTTCGCTGCACCTGTTATAACAATTTCCATTTCCCTGATACTAACGAGGAGGCAATCCACAATGGGACTTCTTGA
- a CDS encoding replication-associated recombination protein A, with protein sequence MDLFSFGEDTGGGRLLADRMRPENLDEYIGQEHIIGRGKLLRRAIEADQVSSILLYGPPGCGKTTLAHIISHHTQGEFVRLNAVEATVKDVREVIERAQNNQTLYGTKTILFLDEVHRFNSSRQDALLPAVEKGTITFIGATTENPFHYVNGALMSRSTLFQLEALTSEHSLIAMRRALADKDKGLGFMELQVDEEALLHIATMANGDIRRALNALELAALTTAPQVDGSVHITLEVAEESIRRPIVKADESTQYDVLSAFHKSIRGSSDAALFWFLYAVEKLGMDPMTFIRRLIAASSEDIGLANPQAMVQAVSALDAYRNNGWPEAKLNIAQAILFAVESPKSNAVVMAISNAMASMDEIKSAEVPLHLRDTHYKGATALGHEGYQYPHNFPGHYVKQEYLPKEISQRVFYQATEQGNEIKIRHNQKLRREQ encoded by the coding sequence ATGGATTTATTTTCTTTCGGAGAGGACACCGGGGGCGGACGGCTGCTTGCGGACCGGATGAGACCGGAGAATCTTGATGAATATATTGGTCAAGAGCATATCATAGGTCGGGGGAAGCTGCTGCGAAGAGCGATTGAGGCGGATCAAGTCTCTTCGATTTTGCTCTATGGTCCCCCGGGATGCGGTAAGACGACACTCGCGCATATTATTTCTCATCACACACAAGGGGAATTCGTACGTCTGAATGCGGTGGAAGCTACCGTGAAGGATGTACGGGAGGTTATTGAGCGAGCTCAGAACAATCAAACATTGTACGGCACAAAGACGATCCTGTTCCTGGACGAGGTGCATCGATTTAATAGCTCACGCCAGGATGCGCTTTTGCCAGCGGTAGAAAAAGGGACCATCACCTTCATTGGAGCGACTACAGAGAACCCGTTCCATTATGTTAATGGGGCGCTTATGAGCCGCTCCACCTTATTTCAGCTGGAGGCATTAACGAGTGAACACAGTCTGATCGCGATGCGCAGAGCCTTGGCGGACAAAGATAAAGGTCTTGGATTTATGGAGCTTCAGGTCGATGAAGAGGCTTTGTTGCATATTGCAACTATGGCTAATGGAGACATTCGCCGGGCACTAAATGCGCTGGAGCTGGCAGCCCTGACTACCGCGCCGCAAGTTGATGGAAGTGTTCATATTACGCTGGAGGTGGCGGAGGAATCCATTCGGCGCCCCATTGTGAAGGCTGATGAATCTACGCAGTATGATGTGCTATCCGCTTTTCATAAAAGTATCCGCGGTTCCAGCGACGCCGCGTTGTTTTGGTTTCTGTATGCGGTAGAAAAGCTTGGAATGGACCCTATGACTTTTATTCGGCGCCTGATTGCAGCCAGCAGTGAGGATATCGGCCTGGCTAATCCCCAAGCTATGGTTCAAGCGGTGAGTGCGCTGGATGCTTATCGAAACAATGGTTGGCCAGAGGCGAAGCTGAACATTGCCCAAGCTATTCTTTTTGCCGTGGAGAGTCCGAAGTCTAATGCTGTGGTTATGGCTATTTCCAATGCAATGGCAAGTATGGATGAGATCAAATCAGCGGAGGTACCGCTGCATCTGCGTGATACGCACTATAAAGGCGCAACTGCGTTAGGGCATGAAGGATATCAATATCCGCACAATTTTCCGGGGCATTATGTAAAGCAGGAGTATTTGCCTAAGGAGATTTCTCAGCGTGTTTTTTATCAAGCAACTGAGCAAGGCAACGAGATTAAGATTCGTCATAATCAAAAGCTTCGGCGGGAGCAGTAA
- a CDS encoding CD3324 family protein, with amino-acid sequence MSYVNGKDVLPPGLLEELQGYIQGELLYIPKRTEERVRWGENSGSRKEIANRNKEIFSCHRSGDSVAELQKKYHLSEESIRKIISKMRLAVNC; translated from the coding sequence TTGAGTTATGTAAATGGGAAGGATGTGCTCCCCCCTGGCTTGCTCGAAGAGCTTCAGGGATACATCCAAGGTGAACTGCTCTACATCCCAAAGAGGACGGAAGAGCGGGTTCGATGGGGCGAGAACAGCGGTTCGAGGAAAGAAATAGCGAACCGGAACAAGGAAATTTTCAGTTGTCATCGAAGCGGTGATTCCGTAGCGGAACTTCAGAAGAAGTACCATCTATCGGAAGAAAGCATTCGTAAAATCATATCAAAAATGCGGCTGGCAGTAAATTGCTAG
- a CDS encoding HelD family protein, giving the protein MEDNFQSAYQEEEDRLNQALTEIDTLLEKLQQTPVYTGHDYTEQVLEANRDQKRKDLAKLRQEPYFGRLDFQGNDENERKALYIGKIGVDREQVSDRPLVIDWRAPVASLFYSFTGGTEPASYEAPEGLIEGLVYLKRNVVIRKQILERVADTYNRESDAPIVSDEFLVYRLGENKDNRLRDIVSTIQEEQDKIIRAAKNTALIIQGVAGSGKTTVALHRLAFLLYQYKDQVSAEKMIIFAPNRMFLDYISDVLPELGVGNIAQSTFPDWAANVLGLELPEQDATETMNRWFETPGGMPVITEETPGRFKGSTVLMGIIESSIKLLESSSVPEGDFSPWEGAVLRRSMILRWHNEEYAPYPPAKRKERVMARIHRWIEMELKKSPSAAAMKDRKKKGAQREKAYSAKWPKYDPLTIYKQIFRAAKLPEDWPIEPPEEIPAAVLKETAKELKKGIIREEDLPPLLYIHYLLNGDEGVTRFDHVVIDEAQDFSPFQIAVLDLYVRGHSFTILGDLSQGIHAYKGVHAWEEMQTLFAPENTAYHALTRSYRSTMEIIDFANGILSSGVESSLLAVPVFRSGDPVRMIAYGEDNGELVADEQARLRTITSALKSLSGREYRTVAVLTRNLHEAAELYAELAQHFEDIHLIDGSMTQYQGGLSVLPVYLSKGLEFDAVILADADQDHYGATAWDAKLMYVGCTRALHELWLLHNGEVPSYVQTAAGSDSEGE; this is encoded by the coding sequence TTGGAAGACAACTTTCAAAGTGCCTATCAAGAGGAAGAAGACAGGCTGAATCAAGCGCTTACTGAAATTGACACTTTGCTGGAGAAGCTCCAGCAGACACCAGTGTACACGGGACATGACTATACGGAACAGGTGCTGGAAGCGAACCGTGATCAGAAGCGCAAAGATCTTGCCAAGCTTAGGCAGGAGCCTTATTTCGGACGGCTTGATTTTCAAGGCAATGATGAGAATGAACGGAAGGCACTCTATATAGGCAAAATCGGCGTAGACCGTGAGCAGGTAAGCGACCGTCCGCTAGTCATCGACTGGCGCGCACCGGTAGCAAGCCTGTTCTATTCGTTTACCGGCGGTACCGAGCCAGCCTCCTATGAAGCTCCTGAGGGATTGATAGAGGGGCTGGTATACCTCAAACGCAACGTCGTGATTCGGAAGCAAATTCTGGAGCGGGTCGCGGATACGTACAATCGGGAAAGCGATGCACCGATAGTATCAGATGAGTTTCTCGTCTATCGACTTGGGGAGAATAAGGATAATCGCCTACGGGATATCGTATCGACCATACAAGAGGAGCAGGACAAGATTATCCGTGCTGCCAAGAATACAGCGCTGATCATTCAGGGCGTGGCAGGAAGCGGTAAAACAACCGTTGCACTGCACAGGCTTGCTTTTCTGCTGTATCAATACAAGGATCAGGTTTCTGCGGAAAAAATGATCATTTTTGCACCAAACCGGATGTTTTTAGATTACATCTCGGATGTATTGCCTGAGCTCGGGGTAGGTAATATTGCTCAAAGTACATTTCCGGATTGGGCAGCTAATGTACTAGGACTGGAATTGCCGGAACAGGATGCGACGGAGACGATGAACCGCTGGTTCGAAACCCCTGGCGGCATGCCGGTAATTACAGAAGAGACACCAGGGCGCTTCAAGGGTTCCACGGTGCTGATGGGAATCATAGAGTCCAGCATCAAGCTATTGGAAAGCAGCTCTGTACCTGAGGGTGATTTTAGCCCGTGGGAGGGTGCGGTGCTACGCCGTTCTATGATTTTGCGCTGGCATAATGAGGAGTATGCTCCCTATCCTCCAGCTAAGCGCAAGGAACGGGTAATGGCGCGGATTCATCGCTGGATTGAGATGGAACTGAAGAAGAGCCCTTCAGCTGCTGCTATGAAGGATCGCAAGAAAAAAGGCGCGCAGCGAGAGAAGGCTTATAGTGCCAAATGGCCTAAATATGATCCATTAACGATCTATAAGCAAATTTTCCGAGCAGCTAAACTTCCTGAGGATTGGCCGATTGAACCGCCTGAGGAAATTCCGGCAGCTGTACTGAAGGAAACGGCAAAAGAGCTGAAAAAAGGCATCATACGTGAAGAGGATTTACCTCCGCTGCTGTATATCCATTATCTTTTGAACGGTGATGAGGGCGTTACTCGCTTTGACCATGTAGTAATCGATGAGGCTCAGGATTTTTCACCTTTCCAAATTGCCGTTCTGGATTTATATGTGCGAGGCCATTCCTTTACGATCCTGGGTGACCTCTCGCAGGGTATACATGCCTATAAAGGCGTACACGCGTGGGAAGAGATGCAGACGTTGTTTGCCCCTGAGAACACTGCTTATCACGCGCTGACACGCAGCTATCGTTCTACTATGGAAATTATAGACTTCGCTAATGGAATTCTATCTTCAGGTGTGGAGAGCTCATTGCTGGCTGTTCCTGTGTTTCGTAGTGGAGATCCCGTGCGTATGATCGCCTACGGTGAGGATAACGGGGAACTGGTGGCTGATGAGCAAGCTCGCTTGCGGACAATAACCTCTGCACTGAAGTCTCTGTCAGGAAGGGAATACCGTACGGTGGCTGTCCTAACAAGAAATCTTCATGAGGCTGCAGAACTATATGCGGAGCTGGCACAGCATTTTGAAGATATTCATCTGATTGATGGCAGTATGACCCAATATCAGGGTGGGCTATCGGTGCTGCCTGTCTATTTATCAAAAGGTTTGGAGTTCGATGCAGTGATCTTAGCAGATGCCGATCAAGACCATTACGGGGCGACGGCTTGGGACGCGAAGCTGATGTATGTCGGCTGTACACGTGCTCTCCATGAGCTGTGGCTGCTCCATAATGGGGAAGTTCCTTCCTATGTGCAAACGGCGGCTGGAAGCGATTCTGAGGGGGAGTAA